AATGGTATGAGTACTGTCCTGAGAATATTACGACTCGTATCTTTATGCCTGTTGCTTTCTCTTGCTGCCTGCACAGATTCGGGAATTCCCCGCGAGTCAGAATCGGTGCGCCTGGACGTCCCCCGAGGATTCCAGTCTGTTTTGCGTGTGGAGCCGGACGGTGAAGTGGTCAGGTTCGGTCCTTTCGTGGGGTACTATTTCCGTCCTGAGACTCCGGATGATTTGAGTCGACTGGATTTTGTCTGCTTCAATGAAAAGGGATTCTATTCTTCCGATATGCCCGTCAATACTTTGCTTTACACTGGTCGGGCCAGGCTGACTAAATTACCGGGGCAGAGGTCGGATCAGCCCGAACCCATCGGTCGCATAACCCCGGTGTCATTCAGAGAGGCGCCCGCACCGTGACTTCGCACCCGCCCACAGCCCAACAATGAAGTTCGTGCATTTTCACTCGCTTCACGATGGGAGAGGTACCCGCGAGAGCCCATTGTATCATCAGGTCGTGCTTGGTCCGGATTTCAATTTTGCCCATCTTGTGGAGTTTGATCAGGGACCGGAGTGGGAATGACGTTTCATCTCACCCATAATTCCCGATATTCTCCCTTGCATTATACTGTTAATAGTGCATGCTTGTAGCGTAGAAATAGTATGGTTTCATTTGAAGCAACCATAAACATCCAAAACAAGGAGAAAATCATGGCTTCTGTAACTGGTGAAACGTATAGATGTGAGGCGTGTGGTGCTGTCATTGAAGTAAAGGAAGGAGGCGAAGGAGAACTCGTCTGTTGCGATCAGCCCATGGAAAAGCAATAAGCTTTAATATTGTTCGTAAAGACACGGCGGGCGACTTGAGTCGCCCGCCGTTTTTTCATGGCTTAGCTATGATGTTGT
The Desulfovibrio gilichinskyi genome window above contains:
- a CDS encoding desulfoferrodoxin FeS4 iron-binding domain-containing protein, coding for MASVTGETYRCEACGAVIEVKEGGEGELVCCDQPMEKQ